In the genome of Microbacterium endophyticum, one region contains:
- a CDS encoding aldehyde dehydrogenase family protein, which yields MTIEIGNIALRERVSQFLADDPGKLLIGGAWVEASTGERFSTIDPATGAVIAHVARAREADADKAVSAARTALISPAWAKMTPAARSALLWRIADVMQEHLEDLAELETLDQGKNLRTSLFGEVPAAISQFRYYAGWPTKITGETIPTSLSRTPPGKEVFAYTRREPVGVVAAVVPWNSPLIMTAMKLAPALAAGCTIVLKPAENTPLTALYLGRLLQEAGVPDGVVNILTGYGTEAGQALADHRGVDKLAFTGSTAVGKRLVSSAAGSLKRLTLELGGKSPSIIMPDADLPAAIEGVSRGIFDNGGQVCVASARIYAHRDVYQDVVDGMAAAGDKLRLGHGLDSAADLGPLVSRAQAERVSDFISEGRVEGATVVTGGKLSGPADTFFSPTVLTGVRADMRLMREEIFGPVAVVTPFDDLDEVVGWANDSDYGLAASVWTEGLSNGHRVASALEAGTVWVNCHSFLGPELPKGGHKESGWGYENGAQGLENYLETKTVVMVI from the coding sequence ATGACGATCGAGATCGGGAACATCGCGCTGCGCGAGCGCGTGTCACAGTTTCTCGCTGACGACCCGGGAAAGCTGCTGATCGGCGGCGCATGGGTTGAGGCATCCACCGGCGAGCGCTTTTCGACTATCGACCCAGCCACGGGCGCTGTTATCGCGCACGTCGCTCGAGCGAGAGAAGCGGATGCCGACAAAGCCGTATCCGCGGCGCGCACAGCGCTGATCTCCCCGGCGTGGGCAAAGATGACACCCGCCGCCCGCAGCGCTTTGCTCTGGCGTATCGCCGACGTCATGCAAGAGCACCTTGAGGACCTCGCAGAACTCGAAACTCTCGATCAGGGCAAGAACCTGCGCACCTCTCTCTTTGGCGAAGTGCCCGCCGCGATCAGCCAGTTCCGCTACTACGCCGGGTGGCCGACCAAGATCACCGGCGAGACGATTCCCACCTCGCTTTCGCGCACCCCTCCCGGTAAAGAGGTCTTCGCCTATACGCGGCGCGAACCCGTCGGCGTCGTCGCAGCGGTTGTGCCGTGGAACTCACCTCTCATCATGACGGCGATGAAGCTCGCGCCGGCCCTCGCAGCTGGCTGCACGATCGTCCTGAAACCGGCCGAAAACACTCCGCTCACGGCGCTCTACCTCGGTCGCCTGTTGCAAGAAGCCGGTGTTCCCGATGGTGTCGTCAATATCCTCACCGGCTACGGCACGGAGGCGGGGCAAGCTCTCGCCGATCATCGCGGTGTCGACAAGCTCGCATTCACCGGCTCAACCGCTGTCGGCAAGCGACTCGTGAGTTCGGCCGCCGGCAGCTTGAAGCGGCTCACGCTCGAACTCGGCGGAAAGTCACCGTCGATCATCATGCCCGACGCAGACCTTCCTGCCGCGATCGAGGGAGTCTCGCGCGGAATCTTCGACAATGGCGGCCAGGTGTGTGTTGCGAGCGCTCGCATCTACGCGCACCGCGACGTGTATCAAGACGTCGTCGACGGCATGGCGGCTGCGGGTGACAAGCTGCGCCTCGGGCACGGCCTCGACAGCGCCGCCGACCTTGGGCCCCTCGTAAGTCGGGCGCAGGCAGAGCGCGTTTCTGACTTCATTTCGGAGGGCCGGGTCGAAGGCGCAACCGTCGTCACGGGCGGCAAGCTCAGCGGACCGGCGGATACATTCTTCTCCCCCACCGTGTTGACCGGTGTGCGCGCCGACATGCGCCTCATGCGCGAGGAGATCTTCGGCCCCGTGGCCGTCGTCACACCGTTCGATGATCTCGATGAGGTTGTCGGCTGGGCAAACGACAGCGACTACGGTCTCGCCGCGAGCGTCTGGACCGAGGGCCTCAGCAACGGACATCGCGTCGCCTCGGCACTCGAAGCCGGAACCGTGTGGGTCAACTGCCACTCGTTCCTTGGCCCCGAGCTTCCAAAGGGTGGCCACAAAGAGTCGGGCTGGGGCTACGAGAACGGCGCTCAGGGCCTCGAAAACTATCTCGAGACGAAGACAGTGGTGATGGTCATATGA
- a CDS encoding helix-turn-helix domain-containing protein has protein sequence MGASTAAFDHVSHMTTTRRAQLRARALQVISEQCWHPQFDEDALAGVLDVSRKTLDRTFSEGESVAYAIGRARVQRVRRSLLCGQCRSVRVASEAAGFTSLGAMKFHFRRVFDETPLQLQRRLRHQENDVSSAPRWSHGATGAWL, from the coding sequence ATGGGAGCATCGACGGCAGCCTTCGACCACGTCTCGCACATGACGACAACACGACGCGCTCAGCTGAGAGCGCGCGCATTGCAGGTCATCAGCGAACAGTGCTGGCACCCGCAATTTGATGAGGATGCACTCGCTGGGGTGCTTGACGTATCGCGAAAGACCCTCGATCGCACCTTCTCGGAGGGCGAGAGTGTGGCGTACGCCATCGGCCGGGCTCGCGTGCAACGGGTGCGACGCTCGCTCTTGTGCGGGCAATGCCGCAGCGTGCGAGTGGCCTCTGAAGCGGCAGGCTTCACCAGCCTTGGCGCAATGAAGTTTCACTTCCGCCGCGTCTTCGATGAGACCCCACTGCAGCTGCAACGGCGATTGCGTCATCAAGAAAACGATGTGTCGAGCGCACCGCGCTGGAGTCACGGTGCGACGGGGGCGTGGCTGTGA
- a CDS encoding DUF4406 domain-containing protein, whose protein sequence is MTKPLMILIAGPYASGTHGDAALMQKNLTRLEEAAWPIFRAGHIPMIGEWVALPILSSAGASGPSDPLAANVMYPTAHRLLQHCDAVLRLPGESKGADQDVTIARERGIPVYSSLAEVPGVE, encoded by the coding sequence ATGACGAAGCCACTGATGATTTTGATCGCTGGGCCCTACGCATCGGGCACTCACGGAGACGCCGCGCTGATGCAAAAGAACCTCACCCGACTTGAAGAGGCTGCCTGGCCGATTTTCAGAGCCGGCCACATCCCGATGATCGGCGAATGGGTAGCGCTACCGATTCTCAGTAGTGCAGGCGCGAGCGGACCTTCCGACCCGCTCGCAGCGAACGTCATGTATCCGACCGCGCATCGCCTGCTGCAGCACTGCGACGCCGTGCTTCGACTTCCGGGCGAATCTAAAGGCGCAGATCAGGATGTCACCATCGCACGCGAGCGTGGCATCCCCGTCTATTCATCGTTGGCAGAAGTGCCCGGCGTCGAGTGA
- a CDS encoding DeoR/GlpR family DNA-binding transcription regulator translates to MHKREGVRMLAASRKELLLDRLRSEGRIVAKDLAAEIGVSEDSIRRDLRELDAAGLAVRVYGGALPASPAVVNYGARQSVATESKQRIGRYAARLIEPGSTVLIDGGTTALEIVRALPLEIECTIITHSPTVAAALLDHAAEVIILGGRLFKHSAVASGAATAEAATAISADRFFLGVTGIHEHSGLTTGDSDEAAMKRVLASRASETYVLGSSEKVGAVSRYRVLPLDEVAAVIVDAAGPASQTLSALAGSGVRLLEAS, encoded by the coding sequence GTGCACAAACGTGAAGGAGTACGTATGTTGGCGGCATCGCGCAAAGAGCTTCTGCTCGATCGACTGCGCAGCGAAGGGCGCATTGTGGCGAAGGATCTTGCTGCCGAAATCGGTGTCTCGGAGGACAGCATCCGTCGCGACTTACGTGAGCTCGATGCGGCTGGGCTTGCCGTTCGCGTGTACGGAGGTGCACTACCCGCGTCGCCCGCTGTCGTGAACTATGGCGCACGTCAGTCCGTTGCGACCGAGAGCAAACAGCGCATTGGCCGATACGCGGCGCGCCTCATCGAGCCGGGGAGCACAGTGCTGATCGACGGCGGCACGACTGCGCTCGAGATAGTGCGGGCGCTGCCACTCGAAATCGAGTGCACGATCATCACCCACAGCCCGACGGTTGCTGCTGCACTTCTCGACCATGCGGCAGAAGTGATCATTCTGGGCGGCCGTCTCTTCAAGCACTCAGCGGTAGCGAGCGGCGCGGCCACCGCTGAGGCGGCCACGGCAATCAGCGCAGACCGCTTTTTTCTCGGAGTCACCGGAATTCACGAGCACTCCGGCCTCACGACCGGAGACTCGGATGAAGCGGCGATGAAGCGCGTGCTGGCAAGTCGAGCGAGCGAGACTTATGTGCTGGGCAGTAGTGAGAAAGTCGGGGCTGTCTCGCGCTACCGAGTGTTGCCGCTCGATGAGGTCGCCGCGGTGATCGTGGACGCGGCGGGCCCGGCGTCACAGACACTCAGCGCACTGGCCGGTAGTGGAGTCCGGTTGCTCGAAGCGAGCTGA
- a CDS encoding HNH endonuclease signature motif containing protein — MSENEAEQQEAEAHELSESVATLISFDEQIAQMQAARAEVLANMGRIALAQIRRMTSRDSRDREIPMRAVAAEVAAALRLSDRTAQARIDDAIEVTGAYPETFASWSAGHVSERHVQEVLRAGENLTDAAAKAQYDHEVVAVAEVETPGRLRGFAAALAEKAQPRTLQERFDDANATRTVRLFDLADGMSSLNAVLPSVQAHGIFNRLTQQARALKDFQAGRSDYGTKLHTEDEPVDDRRTTDQIRADLFSDMLLTSVPSLDPLAGDDCGGLGAIKAIVQVTVPATTLAGTSSTPADLSGLSLVDPESARRLAGTAPGWDRVFTHPVTGTVVSVDRYRPNDQLKRQLRARDQHCRFVGCRMPTHRCDIDHTVDAALGGPTHQHNLAHLCRRHHSLKHASRWSVKQRGDGVLEWTSPTGRSYTDKPPGVAFEPDSLLARGESSRQSSAG, encoded by the coding sequence ATGTCAGAGAACGAAGCCGAGCAGCAAGAAGCAGAAGCGCACGAGCTTTCTGAGTCTGTGGCGACGTTGATTTCGTTCGATGAACAGATCGCTCAGATGCAGGCGGCACGCGCCGAGGTTCTCGCGAACATGGGGCGGATCGCGCTCGCGCAAATTCGACGGATGACATCACGAGACTCACGGGATCGGGAAATTCCGATGCGGGCCGTCGCAGCAGAAGTTGCGGCGGCACTGCGGTTGTCGGATCGCACCGCGCAGGCACGGATCGACGACGCGATCGAAGTGACTGGGGCGTACCCAGAGACGTTCGCGTCGTGGAGTGCCGGGCATGTCTCGGAACGGCATGTGCAAGAAGTACTGCGGGCGGGTGAAAACCTGACGGATGCTGCGGCCAAAGCCCAGTACGACCACGAGGTGGTGGCGGTCGCTGAAGTGGAAACCCCGGGGAGGTTGCGGGGGTTCGCTGCGGCCCTGGCCGAGAAAGCACAACCGCGGACGCTTCAGGAACGCTTCGATGATGCGAACGCGACCCGCACGGTGCGCCTGTTTGACCTGGCCGATGGGATGAGTTCACTCAACGCAGTATTGCCGTCGGTGCAGGCGCATGGGATTTTCAACCGGCTCACCCAGCAGGCGCGGGCGTTGAAAGACTTCCAGGCGGGACGGTCGGACTACGGTACGAAGCTTCACACCGAGGACGAGCCGGTGGATGATCGGCGGACGACGGATCAGATCCGCGCCGACCTGTTCTCCGACATGTTGTTGACGTCGGTTCCGAGCCTTGACCCGCTCGCGGGGGATGACTGCGGCGGGCTGGGAGCGATCAAGGCGATTGTGCAGGTCACGGTGCCCGCGACGACGCTCGCGGGCACGAGTTCTACACCCGCGGACCTGTCCGGCTTGAGTCTTGTCGATCCGGAGAGTGCACGGCGCCTCGCGGGTACTGCGCCGGGGTGGGATCGCGTGTTCACGCATCCCGTCACCGGAACCGTGGTCTCGGTTGACCGGTACCGGCCGAACGATCAGTTGAAGCGGCAACTCAGGGCGCGAGACCAGCACTGCAGATTCGTGGGATGCCGCATGCCCACCCACCGGTGCGATATTGATCACACAGTCGATGCGGCCCTCGGCGGACCAACACATCAGCACAATCTCGCGCATCTGTGTCGACGACACCACAGTTTGAAACACGCGAGCCGGTGGTCCGTGAAACAGCGCGGTGATGGGGTCCTCGAGTGGACATCACCGACCGGGCGAAGCTACACCGACAAGCCACCCGGGGTCGCATTCGAACCCGATTCGCTCCTTGCTCGCGGGGAAAGCAGTCGTCAGTCGTCGGCGGGATGA
- a CDS encoding RNA polymerase sigma factor, which yields MRQRSGGQVVTSGGVEPSDSDLLFRLTKGDEQAYRLLFRRHERACYRVALAMVQSPWDAEEVVGAAFAELWKKRESVRIVDESVVPWLLTVVSYAAKNQLRGLRRYRRLLAKVPHDAPEPDHADEVARVVDAASVSAEVQAVLADLGARDSAVVVLCMVEGLTTRDAARTLGLPEGTVKSRLSRAKGRLRRSLSQYAPDTEGVTE from the coding sequence GTGCGACAGCGATCGGGGGGTCAGGTAGTGACGAGCGGCGGCGTCGAGCCATCAGACAGCGATCTGCTGTTTCGGCTCACGAAAGGCGACGAGCAGGCATATCGGTTGCTTTTTCGTCGCCATGAGCGCGCTTGTTACCGAGTCGCACTCGCAATGGTGCAGTCGCCGTGGGATGCCGAAGAGGTCGTGGGTGCCGCCTTCGCCGAGCTTTGGAAGAAGCGTGAAAGCGTGCGGATTGTCGACGAGAGCGTCGTGCCGTGGCTATTGACGGTGGTGTCGTATGCGGCGAAGAACCAATTGCGCGGGCTCCGTCGATATCGACGTCTGTTGGCAAAAGTGCCACACGACGCACCCGAGCCCGATCACGCCGACGAAGTCGCTCGGGTTGTTGATGCGGCATCGGTGTCAGCCGAAGTCCAGGCGGTGCTTGCAGACTTGGGCGCCCGCGACTCGGCAGTAGTCGTGCTGTGCATGGTGGAAGGATTGACCACACGCGATGCTGCTCGCACACTCGGTCTTCCGGAGGGCACGGTGAAGTCTCGACTTTCACGGGCAAAAGGGCGATTGCGGCGAAGCCTGTCGCAGTACGCACCGGATACCGAGGGGGTGACGGAATGA
- a CDS encoding helix-turn-helix domain-containing protein: MTDPNTADASATDALIGVSLGREIRAARTARKLSMRSLATAAEISQPFLSQIESGNTMPSVVTLFRLAKVLGISPSSLLPAMPEPEPITLTRREEGKRVPIAEGDDAASSRVISSGSAHIATVQEYRIEHGPYVGDWFESDGELTVYVVEGSVIVTIDGRGDWELGPGDALSHPGAYRNRWSLPGPDGATILLVYAVAP; encoded by the coding sequence ATGACCGACCCGAACACAGCGGATGCCTCAGCAACTGATGCGCTGATCGGAGTCTCGCTGGGGCGCGAGATCCGTGCCGCGCGCACGGCACGCAAGCTCTCTATGCGGTCACTTGCCACCGCTGCCGAAATCAGCCAGCCGTTTCTGAGTCAGATCGAGAGCGGCAATACGATGCCGTCGGTCGTCACTCTCTTTCGCCTAGCGAAGGTTCTCGGCATCTCTCCTTCGTCGCTGCTACCGGCAATGCCAGAGCCTGAGCCCATCACGCTCACCCGGCGCGAAGAAGGAAAACGCGTACCGATCGCGGAAGGTGATGATGCCGCGAGTAGCCGCGTCATCTCGTCGGGGTCGGCCCATATCGCGACCGTGCAGGAGTATCGAATCGAGCATGGCCCGTACGTGGGCGATTGGTTCGAGTCCGATGGCGAGCTGACCGTGTATGTGGTCGAAGGCTCGGTCATAGTCACAATCGATGGTCGTGGCGACTGGGAGCTTGGCCCGGGAGATGCGCTGTCGCATCCGGGTGCATATCGCAATCGCTGGTCGTTGCCGGGGCCGGATGGTGCGACGATTCTGCTCGTCTACGCGGTCGCCCCCTGA
- a CDS encoding cell division initiation protein codes for MTDSPNSHGSPAPAQSSFDDLLQSSSDGSSEFSIGFRGYDKQEVDSAIGDLTTRLNRATSEITAAEQRQRDAVERAKAEQREEFEQQQKEVEQLRADMAAVNAQLEEAQRQVTTLTSELAEEATGDEGTHRNQFEAVLRVAEEQASLLIQNAVTQAERLLDSARDEAEEHRSQGRSDAAALTAEAQHGADQVHLKIDTERTAHEAAIEREAAHAAEKVAQAEREAETIKSEAEKGAAALRAMVTRETTELRADAERAVREMNARVLEFEESLTRRQDDAQQEFLMLHNQAVAHAERITSDANAQVTASLEHAQRISNKADDYERVMRAQAKQIEAEARLKAEETMDRARTKAQGIVDSVTDHTNGVLRDAEDRTRQLRWQQQQLTSFMSEVRELIRPESRGKEPAKTETSEEALEEHTEEQSAEG; via the coding sequence ATGACTGATTCCCCAAACTCCCACGGCTCCCCCGCTCCCGCTCAGTCATCTTTCGACGACCTGCTGCAGTCATCGTCCGATGGCTCCAGCGAGTTTTCGATCGGTTTCCGTGGCTACGACAAGCAAGAGGTTGACTCAGCTATCGGCGACCTCACGACGCGACTCAATCGTGCAACGAGCGAGATAACCGCCGCGGAACAGCGCCAGCGCGACGCTGTCGAGCGCGCTAAGGCAGAGCAGCGCGAAGAATTCGAGCAGCAGCAAAAAGAAGTCGAGCAGCTCCGCGCCGACATGGCCGCCGTCAACGCACAGCTCGAAGAAGCGCAGCGCCAAGTAACCACTCTTACGTCGGAGCTCGCCGAAGAAGCGACCGGCGACGAAGGCACTCATCGGAACCAATTCGAAGCTGTGCTTCGCGTTGCCGAAGAACAGGCGAGCCTTCTCATTCAGAACGCCGTGACTCAGGCTGAGCGGCTACTCGACTCGGCGCGCGACGAAGCCGAGGAGCACCGTTCGCAGGGCCGCTCCGATGCGGCGGCCCTGACCGCTGAGGCCCAGCACGGGGCCGACCAGGTACATCTCAAGATCGACACTGAACGCACCGCGCATGAAGCCGCGATCGAGCGAGAAGCTGCACACGCCGCAGAGAAGGTCGCTCAGGCCGAGCGTGAAGCCGAGACGATCAAATCGGAAGCTGAGAAGGGCGCCGCCGCGCTTCGCGCGATGGTCACGCGCGAAACGACGGAGCTTCGTGCCGACGCCGAGCGCGCCGTTCGTGAGATGAATGCGCGTGTGCTTGAGTTCGAAGAGTCACTCACACGACGGCAGGATGATGCTCAGCAGGAGTTTCTCATGCTGCACAATCAGGCTGTCGCTCATGCCGAGCGCATCACATCGGATGCAAACGCCCAGGTCACGGCTTCACTCGAGCACGCACAGCGCATCTCGAACAAGGCTGACGACTACGAGCGCGTCATGCGCGCGCAAGCGAAGCAGATCGAAGCCGAGGCGCGCCTGAAGGCCGAAGAGACGATGGACCGCGCGCGCACCAAAGCCCAGGGCATCGTGGACTCGGTCACCGACCACACCAACGGGGTGCTGCGCGATGCTGAGGACCGCACACGGCAGTTGCGGTGGCAACAGCAGCAGCTCACGAGTTTTATGTCCGAGGTGCGCGAACTCATTCGCCCGGAGTCGCGCGGCAAAGAACCGGCAAAGACCGAGACATCTGAAGAAGCGCTAGAAGAGCACACTGAAGAGCAGTCGGCGGAGGGATGA
- a CDS encoding molybdopterin-dependent oxidoreductase, with the protein MKFDVNGAPVDADPRAGQSLRTLLRENGHTEVKKGCDAGDCGACSVLLDGDPVHSCIIPAVRVEGRSVTTAAGLAPADELHPVQEALVNHFGFQCGFCTPGMSVTASTLCESDLDDLDRRMKGNLCRCTGYRPIRAAITASVLGPVRTTGGAIPAEPTASGIGHSVSPEAARRVVQGREPYTFDEPITAALTLRVLSSPHAHARIISIDTTAAKAVAGVVAVFTHEDVPDKRYSTGRHEHREDDPDDTRMLDDVVRHIGQRVVAVVAETAAAAEAACRLVQVEYEVLPAVFDPEAARLPGAPLLHPERTPEERVDEAHRNVILSVHEDSGDDVAAAFAASDVTVEGSWQTQRVSHAQLETHGAMGHLDEEGRLVIRSSTQVPFLTRDELCHIFDLEQDRVRVYAPRVGGGFGGKQEIFTEDLVALAVLRTGRPVAYEFSRTDQFQRAALRHPMRVKVTLGATSAGLLTAMKVDVLSDTGAYGNHSRGVLFHSLAESTTLYRVPAKQLDAEVVYTNNVPSGAFRGYGLGQVILGVESAMDMLAQRLNIDPFELRRLNAVREGDPLHPDEDKYEEDLIWGSYGLDQCLDLAEAALRRGNGVAAPEGWHVGEGMAVAMIATLAPRGHISHTTATLRSDGTYLLGVGTAEFGNGTTTVHRQIASSVLEATGDRVSLWSSDTDAVAHDTGAFASAGITVAGKALYAACLRLKERMLRIAAAVTNTAASAALLQADGILTPTRLVTFAEIIAAAPADQLTADGLTADGSEFGDLRSIAFNVHAVRVAVHVETGIVRVLQSIQAADAGVVLNPAQCRGQVEGGAAQGIGSALYEEVMIDEGQVTNAVFRTYRVPQFADVPDTEVYFAETSDELGPFGAKSMSESPYNPVAPAIGNAIARAIGARPFEQPFSRDRVWRLTQVGDSAPSS; encoded by the coding sequence ATGAAGTTCGACGTCAATGGCGCACCCGTCGATGCAGACCCGCGGGCGGGGCAGAGCCTTCGCACCCTGCTGCGCGAGAACGGACACACCGAGGTGAAGAAGGGGTGCGATGCCGGCGACTGCGGCGCGTGCTCAGTACTGCTCGACGGTGACCCGGTGCACTCGTGCATCATTCCGGCCGTGCGCGTAGAGGGACGGTCGGTAACGACCGCTGCCGGGCTTGCGCCCGCAGATGAGCTTCATCCCGTGCAGGAGGCGCTCGTAAACCACTTCGGGTTTCAGTGCGGTTTCTGCACGCCCGGTATGAGCGTCACGGCATCAACGCTCTGTGAGAGCGATCTCGATGATCTCGACCGGCGGATGAAGGGCAACCTGTGCCGCTGCACGGGGTACCGTCCGATCCGCGCGGCGATAACGGCATCCGTTCTGGGGCCGGTGCGAACGACGGGTGGTGCGATACCGGCGGAGCCGACAGCATCGGGCATCGGGCATTCCGTGTCTCCGGAGGCTGCGCGTCGCGTCGTGCAGGGCCGTGAACCCTACACGTTCGACGAACCGATCACGGCGGCTCTCACCCTCCGTGTGCTTTCTTCACCGCACGCACACGCGCGCATCATTTCGATCGACACGACCGCCGCCAAAGCCGTCGCCGGTGTCGTCGCTGTTTTCACTCACGAAGACGTGCCAGACAAGCGTTACTCGACCGGCCGCCACGAGCACCGCGAAGATGACCCCGATGACACCCGCATGCTCGACGATGTCGTGCGCCATATCGGGCAGCGCGTTGTCGCTGTTGTCGCCGAGACCGCGGCAGCCGCCGAAGCCGCGTGCCGGCTCGTCCAGGTGGAATACGAGGTTCTTCCTGCCGTTTTCGACCCCGAAGCTGCACGGCTTCCGGGCGCACCCTTGCTGCACCCGGAGCGCACACCAGAAGAGCGCGTCGACGAAGCGCACCGCAATGTCATCCTGAGCGTGCACGAGGACTCCGGTGACGACGTTGCCGCAGCTTTTGCCGCGAGCGATGTCACGGTTGAGGGCTCGTGGCAGACGCAGCGTGTCTCGCACGCGCAGCTTGAGACGCACGGCGCGATGGGTCACCTCGATGAAGAGGGTCGCCTTGTCATCCGATCTTCAACGCAGGTTCCGTTTCTTACGCGTGACGAGCTGTGCCACATCTTCGACCTCGAACAAGACCGGGTGCGCGTCTACGCGCCACGCGTGGGCGGCGGGTTCGGTGGCAAGCAAGAGATCTTCACGGAAGATCTCGTCGCCCTCGCGGTACTTCGCACAGGCCGACCTGTCGCCTACGAATTCTCGCGCACCGACCAGTTCCAGCGTGCTGCGCTTCGTCACCCTATGCGGGTGAAGGTGACACTGGGCGCGACCTCCGCCGGCTTACTCACGGCGATGAAGGTCGATGTGTTGAGCGATACCGGCGCGTACGGTAATCACTCACGCGGTGTGCTGTTTCACTCTCTCGCCGAATCGACGACGCTGTACCGGGTGCCTGCCAAGCAGCTCGATGCCGAGGTTGTGTATACGAACAATGTGCCTTCCGGTGCGTTCCGGGGCTACGGGCTCGGGCAGGTGATCCTCGGAGTCGAATCCGCCATGGACATGCTCGCGCAACGCCTGAACATCGACCCGTTCGAGCTCCGCCGCCTCAACGCCGTGCGCGAGGGTGACCCGCTGCATCCTGATGAAGACAAATACGAAGAAGATCTCATTTGGGGCAGTTACGGTCTTGATCAGTGTCTCGATCTTGCAGAGGCCGCACTCCGTCGCGGTAACGGTGTTGCCGCGCCAGAGGGGTGGCATGTCGGCGAGGGAATGGCGGTCGCGATGATCGCAACCCTTGCGCCCCGCGGGCACATTTCACACACGACGGCAACACTCCGCTCCGACGGCACCTACCTACTCGGCGTGGGCACAGCAGAATTCGGCAACGGCACCACGACGGTGCACCGGCAGATTGCGTCAAGCGTTCTCGAAGCAACCGGCGACCGGGTTTCGCTCTGGAGCTCAGACACGGATGCCGTCGCTCACGACACCGGAGCATTCGCGTCCGCTGGAATCACGGTCGCTGGCAAGGCTCTGTACGCCGCGTGTCTCAGGCTGAAAGAGCGGATGCTCCGCATCGCCGCCGCCGTGACCAACACTGCCGCGAGCGCTGCGTTGCTTCAGGCCGACGGCATCCTGACGCCCACTCGCCTGGTTACTTTCGCAGAGATCATTGCTGCGGCTCCTGCCGACCAGCTCACCGCGGACGGGCTCACCGCGGACGGGAGCGAGTTCGGCGATCTGCGTTCGATCGCTTTCAACGTGCATGCCGTGCGGGTCGCGGTTCACGTTGAGACGGGTATCGTGCGTGTTCTGCAGTCGATTCAAGCGGCTGATGCCGGCGTCGTGCTCAACCCGGCGCAGTGCCGCGGTCAGGTTGAAGGTGGAGCCGCGCAGGGCATCGGCAGTGCTCTCTACGAAGAGGTCATGATTGACGAAGGACAGGTGACGAACGCGGTGTTCCGCACGTACCGGGTACCGCAGTTCGCCGACGTTCCCGACACCGAGGTGTATTTCGCCGAGACGAGCGACGAGCTTGGCCCGTTCGGTGCGAAGTCGATGAGCGAGTCGCCCTATAACCCGGTGGCTCCCGCGATCGGTAACGCGATCGCGCGCGCGATCGGGGCACGTCCGTTCGAGCAGCCCTTCTCCCGCGACCGGGTATGGCGTCTCACTCAGGTTGGTGATTCCGCACCATCGAGCTGA
- a CDS encoding FAD binding domain-containing protein, protein MDINTVTSFRAARSRDALTLAPGEDFIAGGTWSMSEPQPDTTGFVDLTTMAWPDIELLPDGLRISATCTIARLLAWATDATVAPTEWTALSLVPDAANALLASFKIWNTATVGGNVCRSFAAGAMISLAVALDGVAWIWQPDGGERREPVADIITGNAENNLSRGEVLRAIELPTHALRSTAFLRKIALAELGRSGCVITGRIDEDGSAMFGLTAATLTPYVVRFDALPPQDVLTDAIASAPNFYTDPLGSADWRRGVSLELAQNIRRDLEATR, encoded by the coding sequence GTGGACATCAACACCGTCACGAGCTTCCGTGCCGCACGATCGCGGGACGCACTGACGCTCGCACCCGGCGAGGACTTCATCGCCGGTGGCACGTGGAGCATGAGTGAGCCGCAGCCCGACACGACCGGGTTCGTTGACCTCACGACAATGGCCTGGCCCGACATCGAGCTGCTGCCCGATGGGCTGCGAATTTCGGCAACCTGCACGATCGCGCGCCTCCTGGCCTGGGCGACGGATGCCACAGTAGCCCCCACCGAATGGACAGCGCTGTCGCTGGTGCCCGACGCCGCGAACGCACTTCTCGCGTCATTCAAGATTTGGAATACCGCAACCGTCGGCGGCAACGTGTGTCGGTCGTTTGCCGCCGGCGCCATGATCTCGCTCGCGGTGGCTCTCGACGGTGTCGCGTGGATTTGGCAACCCGACGGCGGCGAGCGCCGCGAACCCGTTGCCGACATCATCACGGGCAACGCCGAGAACAACCTGTCCCGCGGCGAGGTGTTGCGCGCTATCGAGCTTCCCACTCACGCACTTCGCTCGACGGCCTTCCTTCGCAAGATCGCACTGGCGGAGCTTGGTCGATCCGGCTGTGTCATCACCGGTCGCATCGACGAAGACGGCTCGGCGATGTTTGGCCTCACAGCGGCGACGCTGACGCCTTATGTCGTGCGCTTCGATGCGCTTCCCCCACAAGACGTTCTGACGGATGCCATCGCATCCGCGCCGAACTTCTATACAGACCCGCTCGGATCCGCCGACTGGCGACGCGGCGTGAGCCTCGAGCTCGCACAGAATATTCGGCGCGATCTGGAGGCGACGCGATGA